The proteins below come from a single Pichia kudriavzevii chromosome 2, complete sequence genomic window:
- a CDS encoding uncharacterized protein (PKUD0B02100; Pfam Domains: AA_permease(3.8e-105)) — translation MVLINFSNVKYFGEIEFWIGLLKIFAIIGLIIVGIVIFFGGAPASHGVLGFHYWKTPGAFVEHLTDGNTGKFLAVWTSIIKSAFAFILSPELITACASEAEHPRVNLPKATNRFIYRMIVFYVLGSLTIGVIVASNDPRLLGALSQGSSTAAASPFVIGIQNAGIPVLNHIINAAILSSAYSCGNSQFFSATRTLHSMAIRGEVPRLFGRTNRWGVPYYAVTLTALISLVSYLNVSNSSSVVFTWLTNISTVSGFISWIFIGIIYLRFRKAIDYHNLNDRVTFRPKFQIPGAYFTIFFFTLISITNGYGVFFNFNGSDFVAAYITLPIVFILYVGHMLWYRNWKLFTPSRQIDCFTGLEEVEKDEANYIEPVPKNWIMKVYYWLC, via the coding sequence ATGGTTTTAATCAACTTCAGTAATGTCAAGTATTTTGGTGAAATCGAGTTCTGGATTGGCTTGTTGAAAATCTTTGCAATTATTGGGTTGATCATCGTTGGAATAGTCATCTTCTTTGGTGGTGCTCCTGCTTCTCACGGTGTTTTGGGATTCCATTACTGGAAGACCCCTGGTGCATTCGTTGAACACTTAACTGATGGTAATACTGGAAAATTCTTGGCAGTTTGGACTTCTATTATCAAATCTGCATTTGCTTTCATCCTTTCCCCCGAATTGATCACAGCATGTGCCTCAGAAGCTGAACATCCAAGGGTCAATCTACCAAAGGCAACAAATAGATTCATCTACAGAATGATCGTCTTCTATGTTCTAGGATCTCTTACCATCGGTGTCATCGTTGCATCCAATGATCCAAGGTTATTGGGCGCTCTCTCCCAGGGCTCCTCCACTGCTGCTGCTTCTCCGTTCGTTATTGGTATCCAAAATGCAGGAATCCCTGTATTGAACCACATCATCAACGCGGCAATCCTCTCGTCTGCATACTCGTGCGGTAACTCCCAGTTCTTCTCGGCAACAAGAACCTTGCATTCTATGGCCATCAGAGGGGAGGTTCCAAGGCTGTTTGGTAGAACCAACAGATGGGGAGTTCCTTACTATGCTGTCACTCTCACTGCCTTGATTTCACTGGTTTCTTACTTAAACGTctccaattcttcttctgttgttttcaCGTGGTTAACAAACATTTCGACTGTCTCAGGATTCATTTCTTGGATATTCATTGGTATCATTTACTTGCGGTTCAGAAAAGCTATTGATTATCATAACCTAAATGACAGAGTGACATTCAGACcgaaatttcaaattccaGGTGCATATTTCaccatcttctttttcacCTTAATCTCAATCACTAATGGTTATGGCGtcttttttaatttcaatggCTCTGATTTTGTTGCTGCTTATATCACCTTACCAATCGTCTTTATTCTATATGTTGGTCATATGCTTTGGTATAGAAACTGGAAACTTTTCACTCCATCTCGACAAATCGATTGTTTCACTGGTCTCGAAGAGGTAGAAAAAGATGAAGCAAATTATATCGAACCTGTGCCTAAAAACTGGATTATGAAAGTCTACTATTGGTTGTGTTGA